The genome window ATACCTGAATCCTCTCACTCTGAAAGATGTCGCCGGTGAGATCGGAGTCCACGAAGCCACTGTTTCAAGGATCACCACGAATAAATATGTTCAGACCGAATGGGGAATCTACGAACTGAAACACTTTTTTACCAATTCCATTTCTGGAGCAGGCTCCGGTGGATCAAAGTTTTCCAAAGAGGGAGTGAAAGAGGTTATCCGCGAGATCATTGCTGAATCTTCTGAGGAACAGAAGCTGTCAGATCAGAAGATTTCTGATCTTTTGAGTAAAAAAGGAATTAGTATTGCTAGGAGGACTGTTGCCAAGTACAGAAAAGAACTTGCATTGGGCTCATCCTTCAAGCGGTAATAATTTATATTTTGATCTTGGTGCCGTGATTTCAATATGGCGTCACTTGATAGGAGGCTACTATGACTGTAGAGCTTAAAGGTGTTCATTTTGATGTATCTGACAAAACAAGGGAGTATGTGGATAAAAAGCTGAAAAGGCTGAAACATGTGGAAGAACTGATTGTAGACTTCCATATCACTTTATTCAGAGACCCCAAGGGTCTGTATACTGCTTCATCAGACGCCCATTTTCGCTGGGGACAGAATAGCCATGTCAAGGTTGAAGATAGGGACCTGCATAAAGCAATCGATATTATGTTTGATAAAATGGAGCATAAAGCCACGAAGGAAAAAGAAAAAATTCAGGAACATGCTACTGAGAAACCTAGCATCTAGTTTTGATTAATTATCCTATATTGAGGTCCTCTCTGCTTAGAGAGGGCCTTTTTTCTGTCTAGGCGGTACTTTGTAATTCTAAAAAAGAGTAGAATTTTCACGAAATAGAAGATAAAATCAAAGTTCCCGATGTATTCGGAGAAAGTTGAGGAACCTGTTGGGTAAATTTACAGTCCTGGATCTTCTGGATCTGGATCTGCATGACTATAACGCGTTAAAACTCAAATGTCTTGCCGGAAGGAAAGGTCTGGTAAAAACAATTGATCATATGGAATTAAACCGACCAGGCTTGGCTTTGACTGGTTTTTTCAAAACCTTTGCTCCTCAGAGAGTTCAGGTTTTCAGTGCTGCCGAGCATGAATATTTAAAGGAAATGGAAAAAAAAGGAGACTTTTCTTCAGTGGAAAAGCTGTTTTCCTTCCCCATTCCCTTTTGTGTGTTTTGCCGGGATATGACACCTGCAGACTGGTTTCTTGCTGTGGCCGAAAAGGCCGGAATCCCGGTTCTTCAAACTCCGCTGCCATCCAATGAGTTCTCTGTCAGGATTATAAGAACCTTGGGGGATATTCTGGCCCCACAGGAAAAACAGCATGCCGTACTGGTTGAAGTATTCGGGATGGGAGTCCTTATAAAGGGAGATAGCGGCGTTGGGAAGAGTGAGACTGCTCTGGAGCTGCTGGAACGGGGGCATCGATTGATCTCAGACGATTCGGTCCTTTTAAAATGCCTCAGCGGAAAGATCATTATGGGTTACAGTGACGACCGTATTCTGGGGCATCATATGGAGATCCGGGGGTTGGGAATCATTAATGTCTCCCAGATTTTTGGAGTTCGGGGTATTCGTGACAGAAAGCAGGTACAGATGGTCATTAATCTGGAAGAATGGGATTCTTCAAAAAATTATGATCGACTTGGTACAGTGGATCTTACATCTGATATACTGGGAGTGAAGATCCCCACTTTTAATATCCCTGTCAAACCGGGCAGGAATATTCCGGTGATCATCGAAACCGCGGCATTAAATGAACGATTGAAACATAAAGGTCATTATGCGGCTAAAGAATTTAATAAAAATCTGATTCAGATGCTGGAAAGTGATAATGCCAGGAAGATGTATCAGGATAATTATCTTACTAAGCAGGATTAAAGAATGGTTCAGAAAAATACGCTAGTTAAAAATAGAGCAGGGTTGCATGCCAGACCGGCAGCTTTAATTGTGCAGACTGCCTCACAGTTTGATTCATCGGTTTTCATTGAAATGGGAACTGAAAAAATAAATGCCAAGTCCATTATGGGTATTCTGACAATGGGTGCCGGATATGATACCGAGGTGGTTATTACCGCCGAAGGTCCGGATGAGCAGGGAGCACTTGATGCGTTGTTGGCCCTTTTTGAAAGCAGGTTTGAAGAGGATTGAATCTGTCTCGGGGGTCTTTATTGTATTGATTCTGACCCTATCAGCAGTCCCTGTCTCTGGTAAGGAGTCATTTTCGGCTTCTTACAGCATTGGAGATGAGGGTGGGCTTCTTTTTTATTATCATCCGGAGTCTATCCCTGAACAACTGATTCGAAATAATATTAATAATGGACATCAGGCTGAAATCTATATTAAATTCCGGATTCAGCAGAGGGGTTCCTCTCTTTTTATGGGTGCGGATAATCTGGAAATCCATGTCAGGAAGACAGGTTTTCGAGATCAGATCACCGGCGACTATATATTACTCCTGGATGGGCGGGAAGTGAATGTTTACCGGGACTGGGAGCGTTTTTTTTCGGACTTTTCGGGTCTGCTGACCTATTCATCCGGGCCCATCCTCTCCAAAGATTCAATTCCGCTTATTAAAGCAAGAGAGAAAATCATATATAAAAAATTGGTACCGCCTTTCAGCATCCTTTACCTCCTGCCGGGTAAGTATGTCAGGCAGGGCTCCTGGAATACTGTACCACTGGAGGGAAATCGTTGAAATTCCCGGCGTTGAGAGAGTTCCTCCAAAATAGTGTGATGACTGTTGTTCTTCTCTACCTTCTTGTGATTGTTTTAATCCTCGTTTTTTCTTCCAGCATCCTGGGTGGAATGGACCAGAATACAATTGGTGAAGATGGTATTTCTCTTATCCTCTTACTGGCTATACCATTAATCCTTATTTTTTCCCTTGGATACAGTTTTATCTATGTCTGGCGCAAGGTGAGAACAAAGCACTCGACCTATCGCTTTAGGCTGCGTCTTGTCCTTTTGATATTTCTTATCATCTTTTTGGTATCCCTTCCCCAGACAGTCCTTTCCCTGCGTTTTGTCGAAATGGTTTTTAACAGATGGTTTGGTCCCGATGTGGGCATTGCCCTGGATAGTGGGCTGGAGATTGCCCTGGAATATTATTCTGATCTCAATAGGGAGTTGGTCGACATTGGAAACAGCCCCTATTTTTCCCTCTCCGTTTCCAGGGTCTCCCAGTCTCCCGAGAGAGTGTGGAAGGAGCTGAAGTCGCAGTTTCCCTTGATTGAAGGGGTTCAGCTTCTCTCTCCCGATGATTTGTTTGTCTTTGGAGATCCCAGGTTGACCTATTCGAGAGACGATTTAGAACTCATCAGTCCCGGTCTTATACCAAAGAGAACCGTTCCCGACTTTAGTATTCTTGGTTATATGAAGGAGATGCAGGTTAGTGGTATTCCCTACAGGGTTGTGCTTTATAGAACGATTCCCCGGGAATTCGATGAACACGCCCGGAATTTGACCCAGGTTATCGAAAAATTCAAACAGTTTGAAGAGTATGATCAACTTTTCAGGATCGGTCTCTTTCTGTTTTATGCTATATTTCTTGTTCCCATGCTCTTTTTGGGATTTGTTGTGGCCTTGGTGATTAGTCAACGTATGATCAAGCCATTTCTGGGATTGGAAGATGCAACAAGGCGGGTTGCCCAGGGAGATTATTCCTACAGACTCTTGAGCCGGGAGAAGGATGATTTTTCCTTCCTCTCGGATTCCTTCAATTCCATGGTGAAAGAGCTTGAAGTTTCCCGCCGGGAAACCCTACAAACAGAAAAGGTTTCGGCCTGGCAGGATATTGCCCAGAGACTGGCTCATGAGATTCGGAATCCACTGACTCCTATCAGGTTATATGCCCAGAGAGTACTGGCCAGACTGGACGATGATGAAATCCCACAAGAGGTCATTCGTAAAGGAATGAATCGGATCCTTGTTGAGGTTGATAATTTGAACAGCCTCCTCACGGAATTTCGTGAATTTGCGAGGCAAAAGCCCCCTGCGATGGAAGATCTGAATCTCAGAAAGTTTCTTTATTCTATCGTTGAGGTTCTTGAAGAATCAAATCCTGGAGTCGTTTTTCATATGGATGACCTTCAGGAAAACCTTTATATTCATGCGGATCAGGGACAGATCAGGCAGGTATTTCAGAATCTAATATCCAATGCTCTGCAGGCTATTGATGGAGATGGAGTCATCATATTAAGAGCAGATCTTGTGAAGAAGGGTTATTCTGTTTACTGTAGGATACAGGTTTCTGATTCTGGCCCCGGAATCCCCGATGAGATGCAGGATAAAGTTTTTAATCCCTATTTTACGACAAGAGAAGATGGTACAGGCCTGGGCCTTTCCATAGTAGAAAGGATCATTCACGATCATAAAGGCCGTATCTGGGTTGAGTCTGTGCCGGGAGAGGGGACTACATTTTACCTGGATCTTCCTTATGAGGAGTTGTATGGAAAAGATACTGATCATAGATGATGAACCCTCTGTCAGAGAAGTTCTAAATGATATACTGAGTGATGAAGGGTATGAAATCCTGGAAGCTCCCGACGGTGTTGAAGGTCTTCGGATGATGAAGACCGAACCAGTGGATCTTGTTTTTCTGGATATTTGGTTGCCCAAGATGGGTGGAATCGATGTGCTGAAAGTCATACGCGAAGAGTATCCTGTTGTTTCAGTTCTTATCATATCCGGACATGCCAATGTCGATCTGGCTGTTAAAGCCATCAAAATGGGAGCCTTTGATTTTCTAGAAAAGCCCTTGGATATGACCCGGGTTCTCACGCTGAGTAGAAATGCTCTGGAACTTGAAAAACTGAGAAAAGAGAACCGTTCTCTAAAAACCACAGCTGTGCCTGATGATCAGATGGTCGGAGAAAGTGCCGAAATCAGACAGATCCGGGACATTATTAAACAGAGTGCCGATTCAGAGGCCAGAGTCATGATTCTGGGGGACAATGGTACGGGAAAAGAGCTGGTGGCCCGGGCTCTCCATAACAACAGTTCCCGGAGGCATGAACCCTTTATAGAAGTCAATTGTGCGGCGATACCCGAAAATCTGATTGAGAGTGAACTCTTTGGTCATGAAAAGGGCTCCTTTACCGGTGCCGCCAGATTAAAAAAAGGAAAGTTTGAGCTGGCAGACGGCGGAACTCTTTTTCTGGATGAAGTTGCCGATATGTCTCTGGGAGCTCAGGCTAAGGTGTTACGTGCCATCCAGGAGATGAAATTCGATCGAATTGGCGGAACAGAACAGGTTTCAGTGGATGTCCGTGTCATCTCTGCTACCAATAAAGATATCATGAGAGAGATCGAGGACGGCCGCTTCAGGGAAGACCTCTATTTCAGGCTCAATGTTGTTCCTATCCATGTTCCTTCCCTCAATGAGAGGGTTGAGGACATCCCTCTGCTTGTGAAGCATTTTATGAAGCTCTTTACACCGGCTGGCCAGAACCCCCGAAGTATTTCTGCCGAAGGCCTGGAAGAAATGACCCACTTCCCCTGGTCTGGAAATATACGGGAATTGAAAAATTTTATTGAAAGAATTAGTATCATGTCGGAAGGGGACATCATATCCAGAGAATCGGTGATGGAGTTTCTGGGAGAACAGAAGAGATCCCGAAAGTCGCCTCTTCTTGAAAAATTCGGAAATATGAAGCTCAATGAAGCCCGTGATGAGTTTGAACAGATCTTGCTACAGGACAGGTTGGAGACAAACGGGTATAATATATCCAAAACTGCTCAGGATCTTGGAATCTATCCCAGTAACCTGCACAGTAAGATAAAAAAATATGGTCTGGAAATAATAAAATGAAAACTTTGACAAAACGACAGGGTGAGATTCTGGATTTTATCCGGACGTATATCCAAGAGAATCAATATCCTCCCTCTATCCGGGAAATCGGAAGAAATTTCAGTATTTCTGTCAAAGGAGCCTATGACCATGTGAAGGCCCTGGAGAAAAAAGAAGTCATTGCCATCAGTCATAATAAATCTAGGGCTATAACGCTGACTCCGGAAGTAGAGGAAAGTGAAGAACATAGGAAAATCCCGATTCTGGGAAGAGTCGCCGCCGGTCTTCCGCTTTTTGCAGAAGAGAACCATGATGGATTCGTCTCTCTCCCCGCCGATGTGTTAAAACAGGGAAATCTATTTGCCCTGAGGGTTCAGGGTGAGAGTATGACCGGAGCGGGTATCCTGGATGGGGATCTGGCTGTATTCATTCAGCAGCCTCTGGCTGATAATGGCGAAATTATTGTGGCAATGGTTGATGATGCGGTCACTCTGAAACGCTTTTATAAAGAGAAAAATAGGGTTCGTCTCCAGGCTGAAAATCCGGCTTATCCTTCTATCTTTACTCAAGATGTCAGAATCCTTGGAAAATTAATTACAATCATTAGGCAATATGGCTGAAAAACAACTCCACATGCTTTTAGGTCCTGAGAAGGGACAAAAAGACCAATACCTGGATAATCTCAAAAAGGCTTTGAAAAAGAAGCACGGTGAAGCTCCAGAATCCCATCGTTTTTATCCCTTCGATACAGACATGAGCCAGATCATCTCTATCCTCCGGAACGGCTCTCTTTTTTCATCCCATAAATTGGCTGTGATTTTAAACTGTGAAGAGATAAAAAAAGCCGCTGATTTGAAAATGTTGGCCCAATTTTGTAAGAATCTGCCAGAAGATGTGACTCTTGTTTTTTTGAGTGATTCTATCAGCGTTGATAAGAGGCTGACAGCCCTTGTTCCTGGGAGTGAAAAGAAAATTTTCTGGGAAATGTTTGATAATCAAAAGATGGGCTGGGTTCAGAAATACTTTGCCGACCAGGGAATGAAAATTGAGCCGACAGCCGTGAATATTCTCCTTGAGATGGTTGAAAATAATACGGCCGATCTCCGGGAAGCCTGCCAGAAACTGTCCTTTTATTTTAATATTGGTGATCTCATACAGGTTGAAGACATTGATAACTTTGTATATCACAGTAAAGAAGAGAATGTTTTTACTCTATTTGAGAAGATGTTGCTTAAAGATCTTGCGGGAACCCTTGAGGTCTTTTCAAAAATAACACTCTCAGGAGAAATTGATCTCATATATCTCCTTTCTGGGCTCATGAGACAAATCAGAAGAGTCCTCAAGGTTAAGACAGCACTTGCCGAAGGTGAAACTTTACAGACTGCATT of Oceanispirochaeta crateris contains these proteins:
- the hpf gene encoding ribosome hibernation-promoting factor, HPF/YfiA family — its product is MTVELKGVHFDVSDKTREYVDKKLKRLKHVEELIVDFHITLFRDPKGLYTASSDAHFRWGQNSHVKVEDRDLHKAIDIMFDKMEHKATKEKEKIQEHATEKPSI
- the hprK gene encoding HPr(Ser) kinase/phosphatase, which translates into the protein MGKFTVLDLLDLDLHDYNALKLKCLAGRKGLVKTIDHMELNRPGLALTGFFKTFAPQRVQVFSAAEHEYLKEMEKKGDFSSVEKLFSFPIPFCVFCRDMTPADWFLAVAEKAGIPVLQTPLPSNEFSVRIIRTLGDILAPQEKQHAVLVEVFGMGVLIKGDSGVGKSETALELLERGHRLISDDSVLLKCLSGKIIMGYSDDRILGHHMEIRGLGIINVSQIFGVRGIRDRKQVQMVINLEEWDSSKNYDRLGTVDLTSDILGVKIPTFNIPVKPGRNIPVIIETAALNERLKHKGHYAAKEFNKNLIQMLESDNARKMYQDNYLTKQD
- a CDS encoding HPr family phosphocarrier protein is translated as MVQKNTLVKNRAGLHARPAALIVQTASQFDSSVFIEMGTEKINAKSIMGILTMGAGYDTEVVITAEGPDEQGALDALLALFESRFEED
- a CDS encoding sensor histidine kinase; the encoded protein is MKFPALREFLQNSVMTVVLLYLLVIVLILVFSSSILGGMDQNTIGEDGISLILLLAIPLILIFSLGYSFIYVWRKVRTKHSTYRFRLRLVLLIFLIIFLVSLPQTVLSLRFVEMVFNRWFGPDVGIALDSGLEIALEYYSDLNRELVDIGNSPYFSLSVSRVSQSPERVWKELKSQFPLIEGVQLLSPDDLFVFGDPRLTYSRDDLELISPGLIPKRTVPDFSILGYMKEMQVSGIPYRVVLYRTIPREFDEHARNLTQVIEKFKQFEEYDQLFRIGLFLFYAIFLVPMLFLGFVVALVISQRMIKPFLGLEDATRRVAQGDYSYRLLSREKDDFSFLSDSFNSMVKELEVSRRETLQTEKVSAWQDIAQRLAHEIRNPLTPIRLYAQRVLARLDDDEIPQEVIRKGMNRILVEVDNLNSLLTEFREFARQKPPAMEDLNLRKFLYSIVEVLEESNPGVVFHMDDLQENLYIHADQGQIRQVFQNLISNALQAIDGDGVIILRADLVKKGYSVYCRIQVSDSGPGIPDEMQDKVFNPYFTTREDGTGLGLSIVERIIHDHKGRIWVESVPGEGTTFYLDLPYEELYGKDTDHR
- a CDS encoding sigma-54-dependent transcriptional regulator, with amino-acid sequence MEKILIIDDEPSVREVLNDILSDEGYEILEAPDGVEGLRMMKTEPVDLVFLDIWLPKMGGIDVLKVIREEYPVVSVLIISGHANVDLAVKAIKMGAFDFLEKPLDMTRVLTLSRNALELEKLRKENRSLKTTAVPDDQMVGESAEIRQIRDIIKQSADSEARVMILGDNGTGKELVARALHNNSSRRHEPFIEVNCAAIPENLIESELFGHEKGSFTGAARLKKGKFELADGGTLFLDEVADMSLGAQAKVLRAIQEMKFDRIGGTEQVSVDVRVISATNKDIMREIEDGRFREDLYFRLNVVPIHVPSLNERVEDIPLLVKHFMKLFTPAGQNPRSISAEGLEEMTHFPWSGNIRELKNFIERISIMSEGDIISRESVMEFLGEQKRSRKSPLLEKFGNMKLNEARDEFEQILLQDRLETNGYNISKTAQDLGIYPSNLHSKIKKYGLEIIK
- the lexA gene encoding transcriptional repressor LexA encodes the protein MKTLTKRQGEILDFIRTYIQENQYPPSIREIGRNFSISVKGAYDHVKALEKKEVIAISHNKSRAITLTPEVEESEEHRKIPILGRVAAGLPLFAEENHDGFVSLPADVLKQGNLFALRVQGESMTGAGILDGDLAVFIQQPLADNGEIIVAMVDDAVTLKRFYKEKNRVRLQAENPAYPSIFTQDVRILGKLITIIRQYG
- the holA gene encoding DNA polymerase III subunit delta encodes the protein MAEKQLHMLLGPEKGQKDQYLDNLKKALKKKHGEAPESHRFYPFDTDMSQIISILRNGSLFSSHKLAVILNCEEIKKAADLKMLAQFCKNLPEDVTLVFLSDSISVDKRLTALVPGSEKKIFWEMFDNQKMGWVQKYFADQGMKIEPTAVNILLEMVENNTADLREACQKLSFYFNIGDLIQVEDIDNFVYHSKEENVFTLFEKMLLKDLAGTLEVFSKITLSGEIDLIYLLSGLMRQIRRVLKVKTALAEGETLQTAFQMYEVRGKKNQKVTGDGLRKFGLKELERVQREGEILDRNMRELKKGMQIVSFQLFLIRSLKGNV